The genomic interval ttttagatccaactttgaaaatactgtttttccgcatagtctgtctaataaatcgtcgatcaatggtagcgggtagttgtctctacatataattttgttcagtcttctaaaatcaatacataacctcatgtctccagtttttttcttcactagtactataggtgatgcatactctgaacaacttggcctaatgattccatcttttaaatagtcgtctaataattcttgcaacttttctttttccatataagataaccgcctaggtgtacaattaaatactttgtcgttttctaatcttatgcttaactcatgtcttaattttggctgatttggccttttcgcttttacataagtattttcaaataaattttcaaattcacactttgtgctgtaatcaatatcttcacttaaaatatatatattttctcttttgttagaatcttcccaacttattgttaagatatccttctcaaaattctcttctaacactcccatgatttcgctattcactggcgcttcattaacatgattattaattttaactgcactgtttcctatatcttctataatcactttttcaatcccggtttgattatagataatttcatcactaacaccttcttcactatcaggttcgagcttaagctctccataactaactatctcatcactaacagtttcgatcccaatcacttcatttctaactatttcaccactaattattttatttctaactatctcatcactaccaactttatcaccaagcgtttccggactaacaattttctcactaactaattcatcactaccagtttcattactgactatttccttattaacgattttatcatttaacaatatagtttcattttgctcgtgtttgatatcttcatcgtccacttttttttgtttttctttgtagcttgtagctatgatatcatttttaccattattctggtgatcaactttatgcccgttcacaatttttaatgttcttaaatcaatatttaaaccaaaagaatccataaaatctctaccaagcacagcgtcatacctcatagactcatttgccacaattataacattaaaataaacatttattaactttttcttcataaaacataaaatttttccaaaatttttcaatttactttcatttaaacctacatacgaatttgcatctggcatacgctttacttttaatggcacaaacttttcctttaaaaatgaaatagggctgccagagtctataaggcattatatttgttttccatatcatactttttatttggacatcctgctattaaatgatcctttgagccgcacgcatagcaagatcctgcctcccgtttgggctttaaacaatctttggcccaatggcccttaacattgcaattgtagcaacgttgttgtttgtccgcctgtgcttcctgtgcagtttgtttcactacatggtttcgtacccgtttaattggcaactttatagctgcaaacgcacgtaaaatttgagccggattggtaaagcaatgcatactagcttgagtgcgcaagttttcgcaaggtatgcctcgaataataccctccattaactcctctacatcaatgttgatgtcctgtgccaatatgcttttttcgctaaaatatgtggcgaacacctcatctggtttccaaacccgatcctcgaacttctgtcgtagttccgacttcgaaaatcctcccccgaaggccaaaaccaattgatttagcatctcgtcaatcggagcaatgatgcgcatagggtctgcatgcaaccacttcaaagcaccgcctttcaatttgcttatacaaagcaagtgctgttgcatatcatttagtctgtagatcttggccacattgaagaattgcattacccatttacgcacctcactttctccagtaaattctaataaaatttccttggctaacatcatcgctccagtttggatgcaattatttaagttgcctccgacagcgttgccactttcgtcgatccttccagctgccccagcgttgcccgctgcaccagcgtgatcagctgcaccagcgttgccatccgttccagtgtaatcagctgcaccagcgttgccatccgtcgaccgtggtctttcttcagtgtgaccatcctctagctgcaataaatcgccgacttcactttcttgctctcccccgtcgctcccgccgatgtgcgagttgcggttcaccgttacttgaaattcttctaggaattttcgagacgcttcaatttcgagacgcatcaatttcagcatctcggcgccatttgctatttcgtcacgctgttgttgcattatgttttgcaactcattttgagcctcaattgtctgttccttgttacgttgaacttcaagttcctttgcagcatcgtctcggatatccactggtaccttatttaatctcgccatcagctcagttttggtaccctctgttggcaaatttagtaatgccaaccaacttttcaatgtcgctattgacacgtcatttatatttatattttccattttgttgtgtttttttttttttttttttctgagtcaatcccacttctgatattgtaatagtatgattttctttgttgatttaacttatgttcgggttgcctttttatttttaacaacacgtcctcttactgctagtactgtagagagactgccttccacttcttctctgcagccgcttttctttatcgatatttacttatcgtactgttataattaacatagatagtgacactataataccctggctagggttaccaatgatgctcttatcctattacaatattaagatatacatacttatatctTAAGTACAGTAGtattacatatattaattattttaacaaCAGGGTATATTTAATTCCTCTCAGTATCCAAacttatatttttgctttaaGTATATCCATCAAAAgtaattttattcaattacctaacgtttttagttttttttatggtaGTTGCAGTTAGCTgaaatttttcttgttttgcgGTGCGAATATGTTCTATTGAATTAtctttgatatatatgtattgccTTACTTTGCTGGGTCGAAGCTAAAGGTCAATTTTGATCGATTTTGTCGCTCAACTTATATCGATGCGTATTTTAAGCATTACTCGcaagatatttataaatacgcGGCCGCAGGCAAGTCGGGCGTtcgttttatatttaagtattcACATTATGCATACTTTTATAGCTTGTATACCGTTAATGAGCCTGAGACGTAGAATTAGCGAGCTATAACTAAGTAAATGACTGAAATATATTCGGCTTAGTTAGCATAAAGCGCCATTTTTATGGTGTAATATTATTTCACGTAGTTCTGTGCGTCATCAAAGAGGAAATTTGTTGCTCAACATGCATTCAGCCATTCGATAAATAGCATTGGGTACTGGTAATGCGTATATTTTTTACGGCTTGTCAATTTTACGGGCTGCCGACAGCGACTGGCGAAAGTAAAAGCGTTTTTCCGCTTGGcgcttcttgttgctgttttctttttctttgcttttcgTGTCCTGTTTCCCATTCATTTTTGTGGGTACTTACAGTGCGCACTACTGCCATAAAAGTTTCGCCGTGCGCGTCAAAAAGATAAACCTAACGTATTGAATATGTAAAAACACCTATGGACAGTCGGGAAGTCAGTTTGGTGTGGTAGCTGGCGGGTGGGTAGTTCAGGAAGGACTTTCATGTATTGCTCATACGCCCCGTTGCGGGCAGAAAACTGGGTAACACAACACTTTTTCATTAAGCCAAAGCGACTTGAATGTTGTAAAGCAACCCTTGCAGACAAACATAAGTCGAGTGTGAGGGCGTGGCATATTGATTTGTGCTtgtaacagcaacagaaacttAAGTTTAATTTTTGGCACGAAATCAGTTTTAAGCCAAGCATGTTAACGCCGTCCTATTGCACTTGGCCAATTGTAGCTCTCGACAATCTCAGACAATACAAATAGAACTATTCAAATTATGTAATCATTGGAAAAGAAACTCACTGCCCTCCCACTGTGCCTATATCAACTTCGCTTTTCAATCGAGTATTTAGGGTTTATATCGACATATGACACCACGAAagaatccaaaaaaaaaaaagaaaaactttaattattgttgttcaCATCCATTCATTTtcgccattttgttgtttttataaaatttaataaagaaatatataaattaagaaaTGCTAAGTCAGGCAAATTTATACAGTGCAACTAATTTAATGAGAGTTTACAAAGTTTGGAATTGCATTAAATCTACATTTTGCTTAGTTTTCAATAATTAATTCCGTTCAACCTATTaaactgaaattaatttgctcTCAACTCAGTTTTCATTCGTTTTATCCACTTTCCCTTTTCGCATTGCCTTTTCTTGATAATTAAGCTTACATTTGCTTGTGTAACCGAGGGAATGCCAATTTATTTGCTAGAATTGTACACAATAGAtacgatttttatttttacaatatataaaatcgTCAATGATTCGCATGGTACTAGCCTATAACATTGCAGTTTAACAAATGTAACTAAAACAAGCCGACTGTCAATGTCAATGTGCATTCTGCTTGGCCTTGGGAGTGAGTGCATGTAgtagatttatttttaaccGGATTTTGGCGATAATTTATTATACATTTGCTGCTTGACTTTTGCACTTTACCATAGTTCAGCTATTTACTTATATAAATCTCTAAACTCATGCAATGTGCCGCCAGTACAACAGCTTTGCATGTCATCcacatttgcatacatattcgcatttgtatttgtattttctggCGGTTGTCAGAAATATATTTCGGCgtccacacatacacaaaatcCAATTTCGAGCCAAAGTATTCTatggaaaatggaaatatGCGGTCATATAGGGCAAGCCAAGCCCAGCCAAAGCAGAGCTGAAGTAATGTCCTGCCAGCGGATAAAAGATGCTTTGGTTATAGCCACAGATGCAGATCCGCATTGGCTGagcgcatttgcatttgcactaAAAATCCACTTGTGACTTTTGTGATACTTcagcaatcttgcccagatgcTGGGGCATCCTTGGCCAGCGccttaagttgttgttgtggctgcaaCTGACAGAGTCTGGCTTTGAATATCCAATTTAGCTGTCGGcattaaaagcaatttaatatttattcccTGCTGTTGAAATGCCTTCATATAGAATTAGTCAGGTACGTTGGTTAGGTGCCGCTCAGATATTCAATATGCAGGACTGAATATtctatgtatttattattagtatgaatatatttgttattggAATTATACGTCATTTCGTTTGCCTCGCAGCGctgcaaattgatttattcCGCCTATGGACATGTGTGatccattaaaaataaaccttGGCCAACAAATATGACGCATTTAAATGACCTTTATGTGCATACAGTATGTGAATTTTCTGCATTAACTCATGTTTTACTTTGACAACTTTTAGTTTAATTAGGTTACTTAGCCTTGAGTCTAACTTTTCTCTCAGAAACTTTATTGCTTGAGGTAAAAAGTGAACTCAAGGCCATAATTAGTTAAAAAAGTTATCAAGTCATCTTAATTATTCATTGCCCATATCTAGAGTGGcaacaaattgtattttccAAATACAAGTACAAGTccacaatttaatttcaattacaaCCATCTCAATTAGGTTAggacaaataaattcaattatagCTTCAACAGTCGATATGCATATTAATGTAATTTTACCACTCCTATTACCCGtttcaataattaaaattgaatgccATTCTATATTTCaacatatttgaatatttaattatccAATCAACAAATGAGCCAtccataaaatttgaattaaaataatatcaaacCACTGAGTGACAATTTGATGCgcaaatttattgcaattCTCTCGATGGAATTCTGAACCGCAGTTTAAATTTCTATTGTGGTTTTTCCAAAACAGCAGAAATAAATTAGCACGCTTGCTTTCAATTATTTGCGGCGATATGCATCGCCGGATATTGAAGGCCCAACCGCAAAGCACATTCTAATTTGCAGTCTAACAGTCGAAAGGTGATTATGACACTGCAAGGACGCCAGTTGGGCGGACACAAAACTTTTGCGGCATCAGGCTTGACATTGGCTCTCAAATTGGCAGCTAGTGAAAAGTTGTGGCAATTCCACTTAGTTGCATGCTTTTGTTACACTAACTTTTCACTTTCAAACTTTTTATGCCACCTCCAGACTGGCTAGACCAAACGCAAGTCagatagtatatataaatacataatgaaacattttcgatgTGCGTTAGATTTTACCAAATTGCATTCACATCTTACAGAATAAGTTGTGTCAATTGGGAGAGTGTCAATATCCGAACTGTCGGAACTTTGAAATAATCGATGTGTTATTAACACTGTTTACAAAATTCTCATCAAATTTGTTCAATGCTGGCAATGCTTCTGCACAATTTATAGCAGTATGGCAACTCTGCGATTGTAGTCTTTCGTGTCATTTCGATGAATTCATGCCAAATTTTTACCAAGCAGATAAAGTGAATGCCAACTTTGCCAAGCAAATGCAAGTGCAAATGAATAGAATAATCAGAATACGACGAAATGAAAAATACCAGCTGAAAAATCTTGCCGATTAATTCGATTTAAACAGTTATCAGAAATTGTTTGAGTTTCACACATTCCACAACATGGTGTAGAAGTGGCCTACTTTTTCGGCTTGCAAATTCATACATGCagacatgtacatacatgtacataacagcaaaaaaaaagagatttTTACCCACTTTATGAGTACAGTTTGCTACACGACTCAACATGTTGCATATTCACTTAATTCTTAATAAGCCGAGCACAGAGACTGCTAAGGATTTGCATTGCGTTCTCGAGTTAAATGACTGCAACGGATAGTTGCAGTCGGGTGgatttgctgcagttgttgcctcTCGTGCTCGGCTCGAGGTTACGAGGGAATTCTTGTGTGCAGCTACGAGTTAGTGTTGAAAAGCACTCCACTCAGGGCATTGTCCGCAGGAGCAGaaggcggcagcaacagcaacagctgcagggCGGTTTGTGGTTATGATGAAGTGCACTTGAACGTGGACGTAGCTGAGGAGACTAGCACGTATTATGCCATAATGGCCTGCTACATACCACAGATGTATGAATATACTTTTTAGAGCAATGTTC from Drosophila virilis strain 15010-1051.87 chromosome 2, Dvir_AGI_RSII-ME, whole genome shotgun sequence carries:
- the LOC138910908 gene encoding uncharacterized protein, with the protein product MENININDVSIATLKSWLALLNLPTEGTKTELMARLNKVPVDIRDDAAKELEVQRNKEQTIEAQNELQNIMQQQRDEIANGAEMLKLMRLEIEASRKFLEEFQVTVNRNSHIGGSDGGEQESEVGDLLQLEDGHTEERPRSTDGNAGAADYTGTDGNAGAADHAGAAGNAGAAGRIDESGNAVGGNLNNCIQTGAMMLAKEILLEFTGESEHLLCISKLKGGALKWLHADPMRIIAPIDEMLNQLVLAFGGGFSKSELRQKFEDRVWKPDEVFATYFSEKSILAQDINIDVEELMEGIIRGIPCENLRTQASMHCFTNPAQILRAFAAIKLPIKRVRNHVVKQTAQEAQADKQQRCYNCNVKGHWAKDCLKPKREAGSCYACGSKDHLIAGCPNKKYDMENKYNAL